One Arthrobacter sp. FW306-07-I genomic window carries:
- the trpB gene encoding tryptophan synthase subunit beta, translated as MAQAPSGNADNNTAEAFLQGGSLRHAPGPYFGNYGGRWMPESLIAALDELEETFNKAKDDPEFRAQIADLNKNYSGRPSLLTEAKRFSQHAGGVRVFLKREDLNHTGSHKINNVLGQTLLAKRMGKTRIIAETGAGQHGVASATAAALMGMECVVYMGAEDCRRQALNVARMELLGAKVIPVTSGSQTLKDAINDALRDWVANVANTHYLLGTAAGAHPFPAMVRYFHEVIGEEARAQILEQEGRLPDAVCACIGGGSNAIGIFHGFLDDPSVKIYGFEAGGEGVETGRHAATITLGKPGVLHGARSYLMQDDDGQTIESHSISAGLDYPGVGPEHSYLADIGRVSYEPITDSEAMESFRLLCRTEGIIPAIESSHALAGAIKVGQRLAAEDPAAAGDKIVIVNLSGRGDKDVATAAEWFDLLDKNSAESEIGKEGEQL; from the coding sequence ATGGCTCAAGCACCCTCAGGAAACGCTGACAACAACACCGCGGAAGCATTCCTGCAGGGCGGATCCCTCCGCCACGCCCCGGGGCCGTACTTCGGCAACTACGGCGGGCGATGGATGCCGGAGTCCCTCATCGCCGCCCTGGACGAACTCGAAGAGACGTTCAACAAGGCCAAGGACGATCCCGAGTTCCGGGCCCAGATCGCGGACCTGAACAAGAACTACTCCGGCCGTCCGTCCCTGCTGACGGAAGCCAAGCGGTTCTCCCAGCACGCCGGTGGAGTGCGTGTGTTCCTCAAGCGCGAGGACCTGAACCACACCGGATCGCACAAGATCAACAACGTCCTGGGCCAGACGCTGCTTGCCAAGCGCATGGGCAAGACGCGCATCATCGCTGAAACCGGCGCCGGCCAGCACGGTGTGGCCAGCGCCACGGCAGCCGCGCTGATGGGCATGGAATGCGTGGTGTACATGGGTGCCGAGGACTGCCGCCGGCAGGCGCTGAACGTTGCCCGCATGGAACTCCTCGGCGCCAAGGTCATCCCCGTCACCAGCGGATCGCAGACCCTCAAGGACGCCATCAATGACGCCCTCCGTGACTGGGTGGCCAACGTCGCCAACACCCACTACCTGCTGGGGACCGCGGCGGGCGCACACCCGTTCCCGGCCATGGTCCGGTACTTCCACGAGGTGATCGGCGAGGAAGCCCGAGCCCAGATCCTGGAACAGGAGGGGCGCCTTCCGGACGCCGTCTGCGCCTGCATCGGCGGCGGCTCCAACGCCATCGGCATTTTCCACGGCTTCCTGGACGATCCTTCCGTGAAGATCTACGGCTTCGAGGCCGGCGGCGAGGGCGTTGAAACCGGACGCCACGCCGCCACCATCACGCTGGGCAAGCCCGGCGTGCTGCACGGCGCCCGCTCCTACCTCATGCAGGACGACGACGGGCAGACCATCGAGTCGCACTCCATCTCCGCCGGCCTGGACTACCCGGGCGTCGGCCCGGAGCACTCGTACCTGGCCGACATTGGCCGGGTCAGCTACGAGCCCATCACCGACAGCGAAGCGATGGAGTCCTTCCGCCTCCTGTGCCGCACCGAGGGCATCATCCCCGCCATCGAGTCCTCGCACGCGCTGGCAGGCGCCATCAAGGTGGGCCAGCGGCTTGCCGCCGAGGATCCTGCCGCCGCGGGCGACAAGATCGTCATCGTCAACCTGTCCGGGCGCGGTGACAAGGACGTGGCCACCGCCGCCGAATGGTTTGACCTGCTGGACAAGAATTCCGCCGAATCCGAGATCGGCAAAGAGGGGGAGCAGCTGTGA
- the trpC gene encoding indole-3-glycerol phosphate synthase TrpC, translated as MATVLDDINAGVREDMEARKRLVSLAELKDLAQAAAPARDAWAALGGSSPTREQLKVIAEIKRRSPSKGDLASIGDPASLARQYADGGASVISVLTEQRRFNGSLADLDAVRAAVDTPLLRKDFTLDEYQIWEARAHGADLILLIVAALSDAQLAEFSALSHELGMNVLVETHTEEEIERAVAAKARIIGVNVRNLKTLDVDRSVFASLAGKIPAEAVVVAESGVRDADDVTHYAASGANAILVGEALVSHATPRERIAEFTAAGAAAIAARA; from the coding sequence ATGGCGACTGTTCTCGATGACATCAACGCCGGTGTCAGGGAGGATATGGAGGCCAGGAAGCGGCTCGTTTCCTTGGCTGAGCTGAAGGACCTGGCCCAGGCCGCGGCACCTGCCCGCGACGCTTGGGCGGCTCTCGGCGGAAGCTCCCCAACCCGGGAACAGCTGAAGGTCATTGCCGAAATCAAGCGCCGCAGCCCCTCCAAGGGCGATCTCGCCAGCATCGGAGATCCGGCGTCGCTCGCCCGGCAGTACGCCGACGGCGGTGCCTCCGTCATCAGCGTGCTCACCGAGCAGCGCCGCTTCAACGGGTCGCTGGCCGACCTGGACGCCGTTCGTGCCGCCGTCGACACCCCCTTGCTGCGCAAGGACTTCACCCTCGACGAGTACCAGATTTGGGAAGCCCGAGCCCATGGTGCCGACCTCATCCTCCTGATCGTGGCGGCCCTTTCCGACGCCCAGCTCGCCGAGTTCAGCGCCCTCAGCCACGAACTTGGCATGAACGTACTGGTGGAGACGCACACGGAAGAAGAGATCGAGCGTGCGGTCGCGGCCAAGGCGCGCATCATCGGCGTCAACGTGCGCAACCTGAAGACGCTCGACGTCGACCGTTCAGTTTTTGCCTCACTGGCGGGGAAGATCCCTGCTGAGGCCGTCGTGGTCGCAGAATCCGGCGTCCGTGACGCTGACGACGTCACGCATTACGCCGCCAGCGGGGCCAACGCCATACTGGTGGGCGAGGCGCTGGTAAGCCACGCGACCCCGCGCGAACGAATCGCCGAGTTCACTGCCGCGGGCGCCGCCGCCATCGCGGCCCGCGCCTGA
- the trpA gene encoding tryptophan synthase subunit alpha: MSSAEINGTAGTANPAPGTSKAAAAIDRARDQGRAALIAYLPAGYPSVEESITAGIAAARNGADLIEIGIPYSDPVMDGQVIQAATTEALAKGFHVSQVFDVVAGITSQTDAAVLVMTYWNPVVRMGVDEFSRRLAEAGGAGLITPDLIPDEAAEWMAASDKYGLDRVFLVAPSSTPERMQRTVDASRGFVYAVSIMGVTGARTSVSSAAKDVVAAAHGAGAERVCVGLGVSNADQVREIAAYAEGVIVGTALVKTLGDGGVDAVATLTKDLSTGLAKVNGATQESGA; this comes from the coding sequence GTGAGCAGCGCAGAGATCAACGGCACGGCAGGAACGGCCAACCCGGCACCAGGCACCAGCAAAGCTGCTGCCGCCATCGACAGGGCACGCGACCAGGGCCGCGCCGCCCTCATCGCCTACCTGCCCGCCGGCTACCCCAGCGTTGAGGAATCCATCACCGCCGGCATCGCAGCGGCCCGGAACGGCGCCGACCTGATCGAGATCGGCATTCCGTACTCGGATCCCGTCATGGACGGCCAGGTCATCCAGGCCGCCACCACGGAGGCGCTTGCCAAGGGCTTCCACGTCAGCCAGGTGTTCGACGTGGTTGCCGGCATCACCAGCCAAACCGACGCCGCCGTCCTGGTCATGACCTACTGGAACCCCGTGGTCCGCATGGGTGTGGATGAATTCTCGCGCCGGCTGGCCGAAGCCGGGGGAGCGGGGCTCATCACCCCGGACCTCATTCCTGACGAGGCCGCCGAATGGATGGCAGCCTCGGACAAGTACGGCCTGGACCGTGTGTTCCTCGTTGCCCCGTCGTCCACCCCGGAGCGCATGCAGCGCACCGTGGACGCGAGCCGTGGCTTCGTTTACGCCGTCTCCATCATGGGCGTCACAGGTGCCCGTACGTCCGTGAGCAGTGCCGCCAAGGATGTTGTCGCCGCAGCACATGGTGCCGGCGCGGAACGTGTCTGCGTAGGCCTGGGTGTGTCCAATGCCGACCAGGTGCGCGAGATTGCCGCCTACGCAGAAGGCGTCATCGTGGGCACCGCCCTGGTGAAGACCCTGGGCGACGGCGGCGTGGACGCAGTTGCCACCCTCACCAAGGACCTCAGCACCGGCCTGGCGAAGGTCAACGGGGCCACGCAGGAAAGCGGGGCCTAG
- a CDS encoding anthranilate synthase component I, with amino-acid sequence MQDLGTISPSLEEFRELAGHSRVIPVRLKVLADAETPIGLYRKLAQGQPGTFLMESAAVGGAWSRYSFIGARSRATLTTKDGQAHWLGEPPAGVPVSGSPVDAIRDTIDALRTDRFEGLPPFTSGLVGFLGWETVRHWERLVSPPEDDLQLPEMALNLVTDMAVHDNVDGTVLLIANAINFDNSSERVDEAWHDAVARVKELLAKISAPVVQPVSVLEPAALDFASSVQERWDEAEYLAALDRGKEAIVDGEVFQVVISRRFEMECNASALDVYRVLRNTNPSPYMYIFSLADAEGREYSIVGSSPEALVTVTGEEVITHPIAGSRPRGKTVEADKALAEELLADQKERAEHLMLVDLSRNDLSKVCVAGTVDVTQFMEVERFSHIMHLVSTVVGTLSPQAKAYDVLKATFPAGTLSGAPKPRALRLLDELEPHRRGIYGGVVGYLDFAGDMDMAIAIRSALIREGRAYVQAGGGIVADSVNPTEALETVNKAAAPLRAVHTAGSLHNISAESLPGGAES; translated from the coding sequence ATGCAGGACCTTGGAACCATCAGCCCGAGCCTTGAGGAATTCCGGGAACTCGCCGGCCACAGCCGTGTTATCCCCGTCAGGCTCAAGGTCCTGGCCGACGCCGAGACCCCCATCGGCCTGTACCGGAAGCTGGCGCAGGGCCAGCCCGGCACGTTCCTCATGGAATCGGCGGCGGTGGGCGGAGCCTGGTCCCGCTACTCCTTCATCGGCGCCAGGTCCCGCGCCACCCTGACCACCAAGGACGGCCAGGCGCACTGGCTGGGCGAGCCCCCGGCCGGTGTGCCGGTCAGCGGCAGCCCCGTGGATGCCATCCGCGACACCATCGACGCCCTGCGTACCGACCGCTTCGAAGGACTGCCGCCCTTCACCTCCGGCCTGGTGGGCTTCCTTGGCTGGGAAACCGTCCGGCACTGGGAACGGCTGGTCAGCCCGCCCGAGGACGACCTGCAGCTGCCCGAAATGGCACTTAACCTGGTCACCGACATGGCTGTGCATGACAATGTGGACGGCACGGTGCTGTTGATCGCCAACGCGATAAACTTCGACAACAGCTCCGAGCGGGTCGACGAGGCCTGGCACGACGCCGTGGCCCGGGTCAAGGAACTCCTGGCCAAGATCAGCGCGCCCGTGGTGCAGCCGGTCTCCGTGCTGGAGCCTGCGGCCCTGGACTTTGCCTCCAGCGTGCAGGAACGCTGGGATGAAGCCGAATACCTCGCAGCGCTGGACCGCGGCAAGGAAGCCATCGTGGACGGCGAGGTTTTCCAGGTGGTCATCTCGCGCCGGTTCGAGATGGAATGCAACGCGTCCGCACTGGACGTGTACCGCGTGCTGCGCAACACCAACCCCAGCCCGTACATGTACATCTTCAGCCTGGCCGACGCCGAGGGCCGGGAGTACTCCATCGTCGGGTCCTCCCCGGAAGCACTGGTGACGGTGACGGGCGAGGAAGTCATCACCCACCCCATCGCGGGCTCCCGTCCGCGCGGGAAGACCGTGGAAGCGGACAAGGCCCTGGCCGAGGAACTCCTGGCGGACCAGAAGGAACGCGCGGAGCACCTGATGCTGGTGGACCTCTCCCGCAACGACCTCTCCAAGGTCTGTGTTGCCGGTACCGTGGATGTCACCCAGTTCATGGAGGTGGAGCGCTTCAGCCACATCATGCACCTGGTGTCCACGGTGGTGGGCACGCTCTCCCCGCAGGCCAAGGCGTACGACGTCCTAAAGGCCACGTTCCCGGCCGGTACCCTTTCCGGGGCGCCGAAGCCGCGCGCCCTGCGGCTCCTTGACGAGCTGGAACCGCACCGCCGCGGCATCTACGGCGGGGTGGTGGGCTATTTGGACTTCGCCGGTGACATGGACATGGCCATCGCCATCCGGTCCGCCCTGATCCGGGAGGGGCGCGCGTACGTCCAGGCCGGCGGCGGCATCGTGGCCGACTCCGTGAACCCCACAGAGGCCCTGGAAACCGTCAACAAGGCAGCCGCGCCGCTGCGTGCGGTGCACACGGCAGGCTCCCTGCACAACATCTCCGCGGAATCACTCCCCGGTGGGGCGGAGTCCTGA
- a CDS encoding HGxxPAAW family protein, which translates to MSKAPASVSKSGTRTVAPGAIDHSQELGHGNSPAAWTCVIVMLVGALIAAIAFVIASTPIFIGGAVVMVVGLILGYIMRKAGYGVEGSKLKNSGH; encoded by the coding sequence ATGAGCAAAGCACCTGCGTCCGTTTCCAAGTCAGGCACCCGCACGGTTGCCCCCGGCGCCATTGACCACAGCCAGGAACTGGGCCACGGCAACAGCCCGGCAGCCTGGACCTGCGTCATCGTCATGCTCGTAGGCGCACTCATCGCAGCCATCGCATTCGTCATCGCCAGCACCCCCATCTTCATCGGCGGTGCCGTCGTCATGGTCGTCGGCCTGATCCTCGGCTACATCATGCGCAAGGCAGGCTACGGCGTCGAAGGCAGCAAGCTGAAGAACTCCGGCCACTGA
- the lgt gene encoding prolipoprotein diacylglyceryl transferase, which translates to MEALLQATALAPALVPASIPSPDWSGFDIPLPWGSLRIHAYALCILAGIIVGLWLTSVRWAKRGAPEGSVWDIVIWAIPFGIIGGRLYHVVSSPDAYFGPGFDGTGDLSLIPQIQRGGLGIWGAVVLGAVGAWIGCRRSGVKLSAFVDAAAPGLLLAQAIGRWGNYFNQELFGGPTTLPWGLQIDPNNPNFPAGMPADTLFHPTFLYESLWNLAGVLILLALDRRFHFRRSRLFWLYAMYYTLGRVWIEAMRIDDAEQISIFGITTRLNVWTSIFVFLAALIAFILLGLKGRPDPDTVYLPGHEPERSVEASTDSGASHEVRDTDRGVSDSDSRGNLPDNHSGSRHASDPTEDAAAAPEGSKPGTDATAAGHSGSTATGPASEAGTVK; encoded by the coding sequence ATGGAGGCACTCCTTCAGGCAACCGCACTGGCTCCCGCCCTGGTTCCGGCGAGCATCCCCAGCCCGGACTGGTCCGGTTTCGACATCCCCCTGCCATGGGGCAGCCTGCGGATCCACGCCTACGCGCTGTGCATCCTGGCCGGAATCATCGTTGGCCTGTGGTTGACCTCCGTGCGGTGGGCCAAGCGCGGCGCCCCTGAAGGCAGTGTCTGGGACATCGTTATCTGGGCCATCCCCTTTGGCATCATCGGCGGCCGCCTCTACCACGTGGTCTCATCGCCGGACGCCTACTTCGGACCCGGCTTTGACGGCACCGGTGACCTCTCCCTGATCCCGCAAATCCAGCGCGGCGGGCTGGGAATCTGGGGCGCCGTCGTCCTCGGGGCCGTCGGCGCCTGGATTGGCTGCCGCCGCAGCGGGGTCAAGCTGAGTGCCTTCGTTGACGCCGCGGCACCCGGGCTGCTCCTGGCCCAGGCCATCGGCCGGTGGGGCAACTACTTCAACCAGGAACTCTTCGGCGGACCCACCACCCTGCCGTGGGGCCTGCAGATCGACCCCAACAACCCCAACTTTCCCGCAGGCATGCCTGCAGACACCCTGTTCCACCCCACCTTCCTTTACGAGTCGCTGTGGAACCTGGCCGGCGTACTGATCCTGCTCGCCCTGGACCGGCGCTTCCACTTCCGCCGGAGCCGGCTCTTCTGGCTGTACGCCATGTACTACACCCTGGGCCGTGTCTGGATCGAAGCCATGCGCATCGATGACGCAGAGCAGATCAGCATCTTTGGCATCACCACACGGCTCAACGTGTGGACCAGCATCTTCGTCTTCCTCGCGGCACTGATCGCCTTCATTCTCCTGGGCCTCAAGGGCCGCCCCGATCCGGACACCGTCTATCTGCCCGGCCATGAACCGGAGAGGTCCGTGGAAGCCTCCACGGACTCAGGCGCCAGTCATGAAGTCCGTGATACGGACCGCGGTGTCTCAGATAGTGATTCGCGTGGTAATCTCCCTGATAACCACAGCGGTTCCAGGCATGCTTCCGACCCCACGGAAGACGCCGCGGCGGCACCGGAAGGCTCAAAGCCCGGAACGGATGCCACCGCTGCCGGACACTCCGGCAGCACAGCCACCGGACCCGCGTCGGAGGCAGGCACCGTCAAGTAG
- a CDS encoding Trp biosynthesis-associated membrane protein, with translation MPGSGVAAGQPGKAGKPGQAGKAAESSRSRAVPVWARKSNVVLLITVLALAAFGTTTQTWMTATLDPNQLGQAAATQNAIQVQGSKAATTVTALALVALAGGLAAAIAGRIARWVITAIILLASAGVVTAAAMVLADPLAAAQGTIAGATGVSGSQAHVEVTAFPVLAVVAGCLLALAALLILPASRYWKTRTKYDAPATAGSAAPAGPVDEIDSWDRLSRGEDPT, from the coding sequence ATGCCCGGTTCCGGAGTAGCCGCAGGCCAGCCAGGTAAGGCAGGTAAGCCAGGCCAGGCAGGGAAGGCGGCCGAGTCCTCGAGGTCCCGGGCTGTGCCCGTGTGGGCGCGCAAGTCCAACGTGGTGCTGCTGATCACCGTCCTGGCCCTGGCCGCCTTCGGGACCACTACGCAGACCTGGATGACGGCCACACTCGACCCCAACCAGCTGGGCCAGGCGGCAGCAACCCAAAACGCGATCCAGGTGCAGGGCAGCAAGGCCGCCACCACCGTGACGGCCCTGGCCCTGGTGGCGCTGGCCGGCGGCCTCGCCGCGGCCATCGCCGGCAGGATCGCCCGCTGGGTCATCACCGCCATCATCCTTCTTGCTTCAGCCGGCGTGGTGACCGCCGCGGCCATGGTCCTGGCCGACCCCCTCGCCGCGGCGCAGGGAACCATCGCAGGCGCCACGGGCGTCTCAGGCAGCCAGGCCCACGTTGAGGTCACCGCCTTTCCTGTGCTCGCCGTCGTCGCCGGCTGCCTGCTGGCCCTGGCGGCCCTGTTGATCCTGCCCGCGTCCCGCTACTGGAAGACGCGCACCAAATACGACGCCCCGGCCACCGCCGGCAGCGCTGCACCGGCCGGCCCGGTGGACGAGATTGACAGCTGGGACCGGCTTTCCCGGGGCGAGGACCCCACTTAA